In Pseudothermotoga hypogea DSM 11164 = NBRC 106472, the following are encoded in one genomic region:
- a CDS encoding ABC transporter permease — protein MRRFSILKLTLKVVLVFIILLFVVGPFVGIAIWSFARVWYWPSPIPQEFTLRYWSEVFRQGRVLDSLVLSLKIALLTVGFSIAIAIPAAYAFARYGLPAERILLFLFLMPQAFPQLPVFINLARIFGKMGLRGNMWGIVMAHTMASLVFSLWIITATFKSIPLELEQAAQNLGASRWRVFWTITFPLGIPGVIAGAIHVFLWSMGEFNAAFFIGAPFIQTAPVLMYTASAGYNMQIASVIAIVLMIPSLLFMFVIERFLKAEYIAGIGG, from the coding sequence GTGAGAAGGTTCTCAATTTTGAAGCTCACACTGAAAGTTGTCCTGGTTTTTATCATACTCTTGTTCGTCGTAGGCCCTTTCGTCGGAATTGCTATCTGGAGCTTTGCAAGGGTCTGGTATTGGCCAAGCCCCATTCCTCAGGAATTCACGTTGCGCTACTGGTCTGAAGTGTTCAGGCAGGGTAGAGTGCTCGACTCGCTTGTACTCAGCTTGAAGATCGCGTTGCTCACTGTGGGATTCTCGATAGCGATCGCTATTCCCGCCGCTTACGCGTTCGCGAGGTACGGATTGCCCGCAGAACGCATCTTGTTGTTTCTTTTTCTTATGCCTCAGGCTTTTCCACAACTTCCAGTTTTCATCAACCTCGCTCGAATTTTCGGAAAGATGGGTTTGAGAGGCAACATGTGGGGTATCGTCATGGCCCACACGATGGCCTCGCTGGTTTTCTCTCTGTGGATAATAACGGCGACGTTCAAATCTATACCACTCGAACTGGAACAGGCCGCACAAAATCTCGGCGCGAGCAGATGGCGGGTGTTCTGGACGATCACGTTTCCCCTGGGCATTCCAGGTGTCATAGCTGGTGCGATACATGTCTTTCTTTGGTCGATGGGTGAATTCAACGCGGCGTTCTTCATAGGAGCTCCTTTCATACAGACGGCCCCCGTACTCATGTACACAGCGAGTGCCGGTTACAACATGCAGATCGCAAGCGTAATCGCAATCGTGCTCATGATACCGTCCCTCCTGTTCATGTTCGTCATTGAGAGGTTCTTAAAAGCCGAATACATAGCAGGAATTGGGGGATGA
- a CDS encoding ABC transporter ATP-binding protein: MVVLRTEGLKKYYGDVKALDDVSVEINEGELLAVIGPSGSGKTTLLRSVAGFVQLDGGKIYIRGRDVTDLPPERRNVAMFFQNYALWPHMTVFENVAYGLKVRKLSKEKIREKVEWVLNFLDIGHLANRKPSQLSGGQQQRVALARAIVVEPDLLLLDEPLSNLDAKIRMRIRFELRAMLKKLNIATLYVTHDQEEALSIADRIAVMSNGKILQVGEPREIYRRPANLFVADFVGVNCVVRARPEAVRKLGIAVFEGAEELSLVIRAEEAVLSRYNASIEKAPGDILLNGLIVGKLYLGAKTRYEVKLQELEDNIFINSEEDFQLNEPVQVLVKEGSYFLYA, encoded by the coding sequence ATGGTAGTGTTGAGAACCGAGGGTTTGAAGAAGTACTACGGCGATGTGAAAGCCTTGGACGACGTCTCGGTGGAGATCAATGAAGGGGAACTGCTCGCGGTGATCGGACCGAGCGGTTCTGGAAAGACTACGTTATTGAGATCCGTCGCAGGTTTTGTACAGCTGGATGGTGGGAAGATCTACATAAGAGGGCGCGATGTGACCGATCTGCCCCCGGAACGACGAAACGTTGCCATGTTTTTCCAGAACTACGCTTTGTGGCCACACATGACTGTTTTCGAAAACGTTGCTTATGGTTTGAAGGTGAGAAAGCTGAGCAAAGAGAAGATCAGAGAAAAAGTTGAATGGGTCCTGAACTTTCTCGATATAGGACATCTGGCGAACAGAAAGCCGAGTCAACTGTCTGGCGGACAACAACAGAGAGTGGCACTCGCCAGGGCGATCGTCGTTGAGCCTGACTTACTCTTGCTGGACGAACCTCTGTCGAATCTCGATGCAAAGATAAGGATGCGGATCCGTTTCGAATTGAGAGCCATGTTGAAAAAACTCAACATTGCCACGCTTTACGTGACACACGATCAGGAAGAGGCATTGAGTATAGCTGACAGAATAGCCGTGATGAGCAACGGCAAGATACTCCAGGTGGGCGAACCTCGTGAGATATATCGAAGGCCGGCGAACCTTTTCGTGGCCGATTTTGTTGGCGTGAACTGCGTTGTTCGTGCCAGACCTGAAGCAGTCAGAAAACTGGGTATAGCTGTCTTTGAAGGTGCAGAAGAACTCAGCTTGGTCATAAGGGCGGAGGAAGCCGTTCTGAGTCGTTATAACGCTTCGATCGAGAAGGCGCCTGGTGATATACTGTTGAACGGACTTATAGTTGGCAAGCTCTATCTTGGTGCGAAGACGCGTTACGAAGTGAAACTGCAGGAGCTGGAAGACAACATTTTCATAAACAGTGAGGAGGACTTTCAGTTGAACGAACCAGTGCAAGTCCTTGTGAAAGAAGGCAGTTACTTCCTCTACGCTTGA